The genomic DNA ATATTAGACTAGCCTTAGCTCTTGCCCGCCGATGTGCGGTAGACATACAGGGTTAGCCAGGCAAATCCAATTCTTTTCAGATGCCTCAGCCAATATTGAGAGACTTGAGTTTGCGATGCAGGGCCGACCGTTCCATACCGACAAATTCGGAGGTCTTGGAGATATTTCCGCCAAAGCGGGCGATCTGCGCGGTCAGATACTCCCGCTCGAAAATCTCTCTGGCCTCGCGCAACGGCATTGACATGAGATGTTCCGCTTCCCGGCCGCCTTCAGACGCGGATGGCAGCAATTCCCCGATTTCCTTGGGCAGCAGGTCGGCCGACAGCACGGCTTCCTGATCGCCCCGGGTCAGAATCAACAGCCGCTCCAGATTGTTTCTGAGCTGACGAATATTGCCCGGCCAGGGATGGGCCTGAAGCACCGCCAACGCATCACTTTCCAGAGCGCGGACCGGCATGCCGACGGAGTTCGCAATCTGTGCAATAAAGTGTTCCACGAGCATCGGGATATCTTCCCGGCGTTCAGACAGAGACGGCACTTTCAGTGGCACCACTGCTAGACGGTGATAAAGGTCCTCACGAAAATGTCCTGCAGCAATCTCGTCGTCCAGATTATGCGCTGTGGAGGACAGAATCCGGACATCGACATTGACCTTTTTATTTCCCCCCACCCGCTGGAAACTCTGATCCACCAGAACGCGCAAAATTTTATTCTGGGTGTCGCGCGGCATTTCGGCGACCTCGTCCAGATAAAGGGTGCCGCCATGGGCTTCCTCAAGAGCCCCGACAGACCGGCCACTGCCATTTTCCACCTCGGTGCCAAACAAGGCAATCTCGGTCATCTCCGGCGTCAGTGCTGCAGAATTGAGACAGACAAAGGGCCCCTTTTCCCGCGCAGAATTCTGGTGCAGCGTCCGCGCAACCAGCTCTTTACCACAACCGGAGGGTCCGAAAATCATCACCCGGCTATTTGTTGGTGCTATCTTTTCAATGGCTCCGCGCAACTGCATCATGGCCGGAGACTCGCCGATCAGCTCCGCGGCATCCACACTCTTTTGGCGCAGCTCAACGACTTCTTTCTTCAACTTCACATTTTCAAGAGACCGCTCGGCGACCAGCACCAGGCGGTCCGCCTTGAACGGTTTTTCGATATAATCATAGGCACCGCGTCTGATGGCGGACACAGCAGTTTCAATATTTCCGTGGCCTGAAATGATGACGACAGCGAGTTCCGGATGCTGCTCCTTGATTACATCAAGCAGCGCCAGACCGTCGAGACGGCTGCCCTGCAGCCAGATATCCAGAAACACCAGACTTGGGCGGCGGTCGTCGATCGCAGCAAGTGCGGTATCACTGTCCTGCGCGGTTCGCACTTCGTATCCCTCGTCCTCCAGAATACCCGCGACCAGATCGCGAATATCCGCTTCATCGTCTACAATAAGTATGTCTGAAGCCATCTAGTTTTCTTCTTTGTTTTGCGAGTCAACATCAACTGCAGTCACCGGCATTGTCAGTCGGACCATTGCGCCGAATTGATGTCCGTCCCTGTCAGTGGGCGCATCCAGCAATTCAATTCCGCCGCCATGTTCTTCAAAAATCTTCCTGACTATGGCCAGACCAAGTCCGGTACCCTTTTCCCGGGTCGTCATGTAGGGTTCAAGCAATTTACTTCTGTTCTCATTCGGCAGTCCAATTCCATTGTCGGTCACGGTAATCTGAAAAAGATCGCCGATCTGGAACGCTTTGACATCGATCCTGCCGGGACGGTCGGCCTCTGCAGGAACTGCAGAAATACTCTCGGTGGCATTCTTGACGATATTTGTCAGTGCCTGGGAGATCAGCCGGTGATCAAAACGTCCGACCAGTTCTGATTCCGGCAGGTCTGTCTTGAAGGTGATTTCCGGATGCGCCACTTCCTGCAGAAAAACCGCCTCTTTTATGGCATCTGACAGGTTGCGTTCCACCATAACCGGCTGCGGCATACGCGCGAATGATGAAAACTCATCCACCATCCGGCCGATATCTCCAACCTGTCGTATGATCGTATCAGTGCATTGATCGAAAACCTCGCGATCAGATTCCAGCTTGCGGCCGTATCGGCGCTGCAGCCGTTCGGCAGACAGTTGGATCGGTGTCAGCGGGTTTTTGATTTCATGGGCGATGCGCCGCGCGACATCAGCCCATGCCGAGCGTCTTTGCGCCGCAATCAAATCGGTAATCTCATCCAGTGTAATGACAAAACGGTGGTTCTCATCGTCGGATTGTTCCATGGTAATCCGGACATTCAGCGTGCGCTCGTCACCCTTTCGCTTGATGCTGATC from Pararhizobium sp. IMCC3301 includes the following:
- a CDS encoding sigma-54 dependent transcriptional regulator; translation: MASDILIVDDEADIRDLVAGILEDEGYEVRTAQDSDTALAAIDDRRPSLVFLDIWLQGSRLDGLALLDVIKEQHPELAVVIISGHGNIETAVSAIRRGAYDYIEKPFKADRLVLVAERSLENVKLKKEVVELRQKSVDAAELIGESPAMMQLRGAIEKIAPTNSRVMIFGPSGCGKELVARTLHQNSAREKGPFVCLNSAALTPEMTEIALFGTEVENGSGRSVGALEEAHGGTLYLDEVAEMPRDTQNKILRVLVDQSFQRVGGNKKVNVDVRILSSTAHNLDDEIAAGHFREDLYHRLAVVPLKVPSLSERREDIPMLVEHFIAQIANSVGMPVRALESDALAVLQAHPWPGNIRQLRNNLERLLILTRGDQEAVLSADLLPKEIGELLPSASEGGREAEHLMSMPLREAREIFEREYLTAQIARFGGNISKTSEFVGMERSALHRKLKSLNIG